One window of the Microtus ochrogaster isolate Prairie Vole_2 chromosome 10, MicOch1.0, whole genome shotgun sequence genome contains the following:
- the Mid1ip1 gene encoding mid1-interacting protein 1: MMQICDTYNQKHSLFNAMNRFIGAVNNMDQTVMVPSLLRDVPLSEPELDNEVGVEVGGSGGCLEERTTPAPSPGSANGSFFAPSRDMYSHYVLLKSIRNDIEWGVLHQPSSPPAGSEESTWKSKDILVGLSHLESADAGEEDLEQQFHYHLRGLHTVLSKLTRKANILTNRYKQEIGFSNWGQ; this comes from the coding sequence ATGATGCAAATCTGCGACACTTACAACCAGAAGCACTCGCTCTTTAACGCCATGAATCGCTTCATTGGCGCGGTGAACAACATGGACCAGACCGTGATGGTGCCCAGTCTGCTGCGCGACGTGCCCCTCTCCGAGCCGGAGCTAGACAACGAGGTCGGCGTGGAGGTAGGAGGCAGTGGTGGCTGCCTAGAGGAGCGCACGACCCCGGCCCCCAGCCCCGGCAGCGCCAATGGAAGCTTTTTCGCGCCCTCCCGGGACATGTATAGCCACTACGTGCTGCTTAAGTCCATCCGCAACGACATCGAGTGGGGAGTCCTGCACCAGCCGTCGTCCCCGCCTGCCGGGAGCGAGGAGAGCACCTGGAAGTCCAAGGACATCCTGGTGGGCCTGAGCCACCTGGAGAGCGCAGATGCCGGCGAGGAAGATCTGGAGCAGCAGTTCCACTACCACCTGCGCGGGCTGCACACCGTGCTCTCCAAACTCACCCGCAAAGCCAACATCCTC